In a genomic window of Glycine max cultivar Williams 82 chromosome 13, Glycine_max_v4.0, whole genome shotgun sequence:
- the LOC100170710 gene encoding NAC transcription factor 56 — MESTDSSSGSQQPNLPPGFRFHPTDEELVVHYLKKKAASAPLPVAIIAEVDLYKFDPWELPAKAAFGEQEWYFFTPRDRKYPNGARPNRAATSGYWKATGTDKPVLTSGGTQKVGVKKALVFYGGKPPRGIKTNWIMHEYRLTDNKPNNRPPPGCDLGNKKNTLRLDDWVLCRIYKKSNTHRSPMEHDREDSMDDMIGGIPPSINVGHMSARFHHLSKMTTAYNNGALLENDHHNLLEGMMIGNSNGGMNTTTTTTPGPMSSHLGGSKEELSFVPTMTHSSNTSKRTLSSLYWNDEDVAGTSSSNKRFNLELSGDNNNHGSVVRDDQENGTASSIATLLNQLPQTPSLHQQSILGSIGDGLLRTTYQIPGMNWYA; from the exons ATGGAAAGCACCGACTCATCAAGCGGTTCACAACAACCGAACCTGCCACCTGGGTTTCGGTTCCACCCCACTGATGAAGAGCTTGTAGTTCACTACCTCAAGAAAAAAGCAGCTTCTGCTCCTCTTCCGGTAGCCATCATCGCCGAGGTTGATCTCTACAAGTTCGATCCATGGGAGCTACCCG CTAAGGCCGCGTTTGGGGAGCAGGAGTGGTATTTCTTTACTCCGAGGGACAGGAAGTATCCGAACGGCGCGAGGCCAAACAGGGCGGCGACATCTGGGTATTGGAAGGCTACTGGGACTGATAAGCCTGTGTTGACCTCTGGTGGGACCCAAAAGGTTGGGGTGAAGAAGGCTTTGGTTTTCTATGGAGGGAAGCCCCCAAGAGGGATCAAAACCAATTGGATCATGCATGAATATAGGCTAACTGATAACAAGCCTAACAATAGGCCTCCTCCTGGTTGTGACTTGGGCAACAAGAAAAACACTCTAAGG CTTGATGATTGGGTGCTGTGCCGAATCTACAAGAAGAGCAACACGCATAGGTCACCCATGGAGCATGACAGGGAAGATTCAATGGATGACATGATTGGAGGGATTCCTCCATCCATCAACGTGGGCCACATGAGTGCGAGGTTTCATCATCTTTCAAAGATGACGACAGCCTACAACAACGGTGCATTGTTGGAAAATGATCACCACAACTTGTTGGAAGGGATGATGATAGGTAACAGCAACGGAGGGATGAACACAACTACTACTACTACACCTGGTCCCATGTCATCTCACTTAGGGGGATCCAAGGAAGAGCTTTCTTTTGTTCCAACCATGACTCACTCTTCAAACACTTCTAAGAGAACACTTTCATCACTGTATTGGAACGATGAGGATGTGGCGGGTACCTCATCTTCGAACAAAAGGTTCAATTTGGAATTAAGTGGGGACAATAATAACCATGGAAGTGTTGTGAGGGATGATCAAGAGAATGGCACTGCTTCCTCTATTGCCACTCTGCTTAATCAACTCCCTCAAACCCCTTCATTGCACCAACAATCAATATTGGGGTCAATAGGTGATGGACTTCTTAGAACAACATACCAAATACCAGGAATGAATTGGTATGCTTAG